A genomic segment from Bartonella ancashensis encodes:
- the lepA gene encoding translation elongation factor 4 translates to MIINRSYIRNFSIVAHIDHGKSTLADRLIQITGGLDTREMRDQVLDSMDIERERGITIKAQTVRLRYEARDGEIYILNLIDTPGHVDFAYEVSRSLAACEGSLLVVDASQGVEAQTLANVYQAIDNNHELIVVLNKIDLAAAEPERVKKQIEDVIGIDTSEAVEISAKTGLGIVDVLEAIVTKLPPPHIGEVEKPLKAMLIDSWYDTYLGVIVLVRVIDGVLKKGQTIRMMDTGAKYPVERVGVFTPKMLQVDELGPGEIGFITASIKEVADTRVGDTLTEERHPCEDALPGFKPAQPVVFCGLFPVDVAQFEDLRVAMGKLRLNDASFSFEMETSAALGFGFRCGFLGLLHLEIIQERLGREFNLDLVATAPSVIYRINMNDGSVKELHNPADMPDVVKIISIEEPWIRATIMTPDDYLGSILELCQERRGLQIGLSYVGTRAMVTYDLPLNEVVFDFYDRLKSISKGYASFDYQMTDYSEGDLVKMSILVNGESIDALSMLVHRSIAEKRGRSMCEKLKDLIPQHMFQIPIQAAIGGKIIARETIRALRKDVTAKCYGGDVTRKRKLLEKQKEGKKRMRQFGRVEIPQSAFIEALKMGD, encoded by the coding sequence CTTGATTCTATGGATATTGAGCGCGAACGTGGAATCACCATAAAGGCACAAACAGTGCGTTTGCGCTATGAGGCGAGAGATGGTGAAATATATATATTAAATCTCATAGATACGCCTGGTCATGTTGATTTTGCTTACGAGGTATCGCGCTCATTGGCTGCTTGTGAGGGTTCATTATTGGTGGTAGATGCAAGCCAAGGGGTAGAGGCACAAACATTAGCAAATGTGTATCAAGCCATTGATAATAACCACGAGTTGATTGTTGTGCTCAACAAGATTGATCTTGCTGCGGCGGAGCCTGAGCGTGTCAAAAAGCAAATTGAGGACGTCATCGGTATTGACACCTCTGAGGCTGTGGAAATCTCTGCAAAAACGGGCTTGGGTATTGTAGATGTTTTAGAAGCAATTGTTACGAAATTGCCTCCTCCACATATTGGTGAGGTTGAAAAGCCTTTAAAGGCGATGCTTATTGATAGTTGGTACGATACTTACCTTGGTGTGATAGTTCTCGTTCGAGTAATAGATGGCGTATTAAAAAAAGGCCAAACTATTCGCATGATGGATACGGGGGCGAAGTATCCGGTTGAACGAGTTGGGGTATTCACCCCAAAAATGCTTCAAGTTGATGAATTGGGGCCAGGAGAGATAGGTTTTATAACGGCTTCCATTAAGGAAGTAGCTGATACACGTGTTGGAGATACTCTGACTGAAGAACGCCATCCTTGTGAGGATGCTTTACCTGGTTTTAAACCTGCTCAGCCAGTTGTTTTTTGCGGCCTTTTTCCAGTTGATGTAGCTCAATTTGAAGATTTACGTGTAGCTATGGGAAAGTTGCGTTTAAATGATGCGAGTTTTTCTTTTGAGATGGAAACATCTGCGGCTTTAGGTTTTGGTTTTCGTTGCGGTTTCTTAGGGCTTCTTCATCTCGAAATTATTCAAGAGCGATTAGGGCGTGAATTTAATCTTGATTTAGTTGCAACAGCTCCTTCCGTTATTTATCGTATTAATATGAATGATGGCTCTGTTAAAGAATTGCATAATCCAGCAGATATGCCTGATGTCGTCAAAATTATCTCTATAGAGGAGCCGTGGATTCGGGCAACAATTATGACTCCAGATGATTATCTTGGGTCAATTCTAGAATTGTGCCAGGAGCGTCGTGGTTTGCAAATTGGCTTGAGCTATGTTGGAACACGCGCTATGGTGACGTATGATTTACCCTTGAATGAGGTTGTATTCGATTTTTATGATCGTTTAAAATCTATTTCAAAAGGGTATGCTTCTTTCGACTACCAAATGACAGATTATTCTGAAGGTGATTTGGTAAAAATGTCTATTTTGGTGAATGGGGAATCAATTGATGCACTATCAATGCTTGTGCATCGCAGTATAGCAGAGAAGCGTGGACGCTCTATGTGTGAAAAATTGAAAGATCTTATTCCACAACATATGTTTCAAATTCCAATTCAAGCTGCAATTGGTGGTAAAATCATTGCTCGTGAGACGATTCGCGCATTACGAAAAGATGTAACTGCAAAATGTTATGGTGGTGACGTTACCCGTAAGCGCAAACTTTTGGAAAAGCAAAAAGAAGGAAAGAAACGTATGCGTCAGTTCGGAAGGGTGGAGATTCCTCAATCAGCTTTCATTGAAGCTTTAAAAATGGGTGATTAA
- the dapD gene encoding 2,3,4,5-tetrahydropyridine-2,6-dicarboxylate N-succinyltransferase — protein MTNLIQLQEIIEKAFIDRNSLNTKTKGEVRDSVEHTLNLLDNGKIRVAERQENGQWKTHQWLKKAVLLSFRLNPMRTISGGMNESYWWDKIPSKFSGWKENDFEQACFRSVPGAIVRHSAYIAPNVILMPSFVNLGAHVGEGTLVDTWTTVGSCAQIGKNVHLSGGVGIGGVLEPLQENPTIIEDNCFIGARSEVVEGCIIREGAVLGMGVFIGKSTKIIDRTTGEIFMGEVPAYSVVISGSLLGKPLQNGEAGPNLYCAVIVKRVDQKTREKTSINDLLRD, from the coding sequence ATGACTAACTTAATACAGCTTCAAGAAATTATTGAAAAAGCATTTATTGATCGTAATTCCCTTAACACAAAAACAAAAGGAGAAGTCCGCGATAGTGTTGAGCATACCCTAAACCTTCTCGACAATGGTAAAATTCGTGTAGCAGAACGCCAAGAAAATGGTCAGTGGAAAACTCACCAATGGTTAAAGAAAGCTGTGCTTTTGTCCTTTCGGCTTAACCCTATGCGTACCATTTCTGGCGGCATGAATGAATCATATTGGTGGGATAAGATACCTTCAAAATTCTCTGGTTGGAAAGAAAATGACTTCGAACAGGCTTGTTTTCGTTCAGTTCCTGGAGCCATTGTGCGTCATTCCGCCTACATTGCACCCAATGTCATACTCATGCCATCCTTTGTCAATCTTGGAGCTCATGTCGGTGAAGGAACTTTGGTTGATACATGGACTACTGTGGGTTCTTGCGCACAAATTGGTAAAAACGTTCATTTATCTGGTGGTGTTGGCATCGGTGGTGTTTTGGAACCACTACAAGAAAATCCAACAATCATTGAGGATAACTGTTTTATTGGTGCACGTTCTGAAGTTGTTGAAGGTTGTATTATCCGCGAGGGCGCAGTCTTGGGAATGGGAGTTTTCATCGGGAAATCCACAAAGATCATTGACCGTACAACAGGTGAAATTTTTATGGGTGAAGTACCAGCTTACTCAGTTGTCATTTCAGGTTCTTTACTAGGAAAACCGTTGCAAAATGGTGAAGCAGGACCTAACCTCTATTGCGCCGTTATCGTTAAACGGGTTGATCAAAAAACACGAGAAAAAACATCTATCAATGATCTTTTGCGCGATTGA
- a CDS encoding LOG family protein, protein MKKKILNEDMMEQRTSCGTYDTLQTRSPAYRLAHVDEEFMMRSELRSQRIGLEFLKSEIMLQESGIESTVVLFGGARIPEPGKTAWAAKNAIQEKNLHTMSHCYDVAREFSRLCSLYSATTEYREFVIVTGGGPGVMEAGNRGAADVNAPTIGLNVVLPHEQYPNSYVTPHLCFNFRYLAVRKMHFLMRAKALVIFPGGFGTLDELFEALTLVQTERIKQIPILIFNKEFWKNVVNFDYLSAQGMISPSDIDLITFVETAAEAFEKIRSFYKLP, encoded by the coding sequence ATGAAAAAAAAGATTCTTAATGAAGATATGATGGAACAAAGGACGAGTTGTGGAACATATGATACATTACAGACACGTTCACCCGCGTATCGTTTGGCGCATGTAGATGAAGAATTCATGATGCGCTCTGAATTACGTTCACAGCGTATTGGCCTTGAATTTTTGAAGTCAGAGATCATGCTTCAGGAAAGTGGAATTGAGTCAACAGTTGTTTTGTTTGGCGGAGCTCGTATTCCTGAACCTGGGAAAACAGCATGGGCAGCAAAAAATGCAATACAGGAGAAAAATTTGCACACTATGTCTCATTGTTATGATGTGGCAAGAGAGTTTTCACGTTTATGTTCACTTTATTCTGCTACAACTGAGTACCGTGAATTTGTGATTGTGACAGGGGGAGGTCCCGGAGTGATGGAAGCAGGAAATCGTGGTGCAGCTGATGTTAATGCACCAACGATTGGGTTAAATGTTGTTCTACCCCATGAGCAATATCCCAATAGTTACGTGACACCACATTTATGTTTCAATTTTCGATATTTAGCGGTGCGTAAAATGCATTTTTTAATGCGGGCGAAAGCATTGGTGATTTTTCCTGGGGGATTTGGTACTTTAGATGAACTTTTTGAAGCGCTGACTCTAGTACAAACGGAACGTATAAAACAGATTCCTATTTTGATATTCAACAAAGAATTTTGGAAAAATGTTGTCAATTTTGACTATTTATCTGCACAGGGCATGATTTCTCCTTCTGATATTGATCTTATAACATTTGTTGAAACAGCAGCAGAAGCTTTTGAAAAAATTCGATCTTTTTACAAACTGCCTTAG
- the truA gene encoding tRNA pseudouridine(38-40) synthase TruA, with the protein MARFKLTLEYDGSNYAGWQRQKNLRTIQSALENAIFCFCGQQTTVTTAGRTDAGVHATGQVVHVDFMKNWHVNTVHDALNAHLRQQNENISILDVQNVPDSFDARFSAIKRHYLFKILNRRAPPALDTKRVWWVPKFLNVSAMHEAAQRLVGKHDFTTFRSAHCQAKSPIRTLECLDIRRDGDEVFIYARARSFLHHQIRSFAGSLMEVGIGRRTAQDLVIALHAKNRALCGVVAPPSGLYLVKIDY; encoded by the coding sequence ATGGCACGTTTCAAACTTACCCTCGAATATGACGGATCAAATTATGCTGGTTGGCAACGCCAAAAAAATCTTCGTACGATACAAAGTGCTCTCGAGAACGCTATTTTTTGCTTCTGTGGCCAGCAAACAACTGTTACAACAGCAGGAAGAACTGATGCTGGTGTACACGCAACAGGACAGGTTGTTCATGTCGACTTCATGAAAAATTGGCATGTAAACACCGTGCACGATGCACTTAACGCTCACCTGCGTCAACAAAATGAAAATATTTCTATCTTGGATGTGCAAAACGTCCCTGATAGCTTCGATGCACGATTCAGCGCAATAAAGCGTCATTATCTTTTTAAAATTCTTAATCGCCGTGCACCACCGGCTTTAGATACCAAGCGCGTATGGTGGGTACCAAAGTTTTTAAATGTTAGTGCCATGCATGAAGCCGCTCAGAGACTTGTCGGTAAACATGATTTCACAACTTTTCGATCAGCACATTGTCAAGCTAAAAGCCCCATACGCACTCTTGAATGTCTAGACATTCGTAGAGACGGAGATGAAGTTTTTATTTATGCACGAGCTCGCTCTTTCTTGCATCACCAAATACGTTCATTTGCAGGAAGCCTTATGGAAGTTGGTATAGGACGCCGAACAGCTCAAGATCTTGTGATCGCTCTCCATGCCAAAAATCGTGCATTATGCGGTGTTGTTGCACCTCCTTCAGGCCTTTATTTAGTCAAAATAGACTATTAA
- the fmt gene encoding methionyl-tRNA formyltransferase has product MTLRVGFMGTPDFAVPILHALLDVGHNVAAVYSQPPRPAGRRGLKLVASPVQRAAQERCIPVFTPQTLKTHEEQAQFAELSIDVAVVVAYGLLLPKAILETPNFGCFNVHASLLPRWRGAAPIQRAIMAGDKKTGIMIMKMDEGLDTGPIALSRSITIADDVTGHELSNTLSHIGAELIVETLSSLEKGSLKLIPQSQEGVTYASKIKKEETQIDWTQSAELIHKHICALSPYPGCWCKMTIGDKQERVKILKSRLVAGQSLEVGRIEPENLIVHCGQGRIEITHLQRAGGKVLDSLTFLRGANISAIF; this is encoded by the coding sequence ATGACGTTACGAGTGGGTTTTATGGGAACACCTGATTTTGCGGTTCCCATCTTGCATGCTTTGTTAGATGTCGGTCATAATGTTGCAGCAGTCTATAGCCAACCTCCACGCCCAGCAGGGCGGCGTGGCCTTAAGCTGGTTGCCTCGCCTGTTCAAAGAGCTGCGCAAGAGCGTTGTATTCCTGTTTTTACGCCTCAAACTCTCAAAACACATGAAGAACAAGCACAATTTGCAGAGTTATCTATTGATGTTGCTGTTGTTGTTGCTTACGGATTACTTTTACCAAAAGCTATCCTCGAAACGCCAAATTTCGGTTGTTTTAATGTCCATGCCTCACTATTACCACGTTGGCGTGGAGCAGCACCTATTCAACGTGCAATAATGGCAGGTGATAAAAAAACCGGAATAATGATTATGAAAATGGATGAAGGGCTTGATACAGGTCCTATTGCTTTATCTCGCTCTATTACTATAGCTGATGATGTCACAGGGCATGAGTTATCAAACACATTATCACATATAGGGGCAGAACTTATCGTAGAAACTCTGTCTTCCCTAGAAAAAGGCTCTCTCAAGTTGATCCCACAGTCACAAGAAGGAGTAACTTACGCTTCTAAAATAAAAAAAGAAGAAACTCAGATTGATTGGACACAATCCGCAGAATTAATTCATAAGCATATTTGTGCTCTCTCACCATATCCTGGTTGTTGGTGTAAGATGACTATTGGAGACAAACAAGAGCGTGTCAAAATTCTTAAAAGCCGCTTAGTAGCTGGACAATCTCTTGAGGTTGGTCGAATAGAACCCGAAAATTTGATTGTCCATTGCGGTCAGGGACGTATAGAAATAACCCATCTTCAGCGAGCAGGTGGAAAAGTTCTGGATAGTTTAACATTTTTACGCGGCGCAAACATTTCTGCGATTTTTTGA
- the def gene encoding peptide deformylase — MPIKSLITLPNPMLREVSKPVACVDSVVQNLIDDMLETMYDAHGIGLAAVQVGIPLRLLVVDIREPDTPSNPLVVINPEILWLSDERNVCKEGCLSIPEYFAEVERPKCLRIRYEDRNGKEAEIEADGLLATCLQHEIDHLNGRLFVDYLSKIKRDMVIRKFKKKEKITRKKFCNDVTSGFYGNT; from the coding sequence ATGCCTATAAAATCTTTAATTACTTTGCCAAATCCAATGTTGCGTGAGGTCTCAAAACCTGTTGCGTGCGTTGATTCTGTTGTCCAAAATCTAATTGATGATATGCTTGAAACCATGTATGACGCCCATGGTATTGGTCTTGCTGCTGTTCAAGTTGGTATTCCATTGCGCCTGTTGGTTGTAGACATCCGTGAGCCAGATACCCCTAGCAATCCGCTTGTGGTTATTAACCCAGAAATTTTGTGGCTATCAGACGAACGTAATGTTTGTAAAGAAGGTTGTCTTTCTATTCCTGAATATTTTGCAGAAGTTGAGCGTCCAAAATGTCTTCGTATTCGCTATGAAGACCGTAACGGCAAAGAAGCAGAAATCGAAGCTGATGGTCTTTTAGCAACCTGTTTACAACATGAAATTGATCACCTGAATGGCCGTCTTTTCGTTGATTATCTTTCAAAAATTAAGCGTGATATGGTAATACGCAAATTTAAAAAGAAAGAAAAAATAACACGGAAGAAATTTTGTAATGACGTTACGAGTGGGTTTTATGGGAACACCTGA
- a CDS encoding DNA recombination protein RmuC, whose amino-acid sequence MCHYRKKGFLKYELVKHSHEMQMQMAALLKTQAEMQGRMQMMAEIFGQRQAELNQSICEKLNGMTTSIDQTLQVQTRSTYENLIRLQERLAVIDAAQNNIQSLTGQVIQLQTILNNKQTRGLFGQKQMEAIIADALPSNAYVFQAVLSNGKRPDCLIYMPNKAPALVVDAKFPLEAWNAMREASSSRERKEAERQFRSDMETHISDIAQKYLIPGETHNTAFLFVPSESIFATIYENFESLVQKANRSYVVIVSPSLLMLSVQVIQTIMKDAKMCEQAHLIQSEVSKLIEDFGRMDVRVRNLHKHFCKMGDDIEAVLTSSSKIMKRANRIEAFELKEEISSAPSMMVQVQQNILHSVDEK is encoded by the coding sequence GTGTGTCATTACCGAAAAAAAGGATTTTTGAAGTATGAGCTGGTTAAGCACTCTCACGAGATGCAAATGCAAATGGCTGCATTATTAAAAACGCAAGCTGAAATGCAGGGGCGTATGCAAATGATGGCTGAAATCTTTGGGCAAAGACAGGCTGAATTGAATCAATCTATTTGTGAAAAACTTAATGGAATGACAACCAGTATAGATCAAACTCTCCAAGTACAGACTCGATCTACTTATGAAAATTTAATACGTTTACAAGAACGTTTGGCTGTAATTGATGCTGCACAAAATAATATTCAATCGCTTACCGGACAGGTGATTCAATTACAGACTATCCTGAATAATAAACAAACACGTGGTTTGTTTGGTCAAAAACAAATGGAGGCAATTATTGCGGATGCTTTGCCTTCTAATGCGTATGTTTTTCAAGCAGTTTTATCAAATGGAAAACGTCCAGATTGTCTCATTTATATGCCTAATAAGGCACCTGCTCTTGTTGTTGATGCTAAATTTCCTTTGGAAGCATGGAATGCAATGCGCGAAGCATCATCATCTCGTGAGCGCAAGGAAGCTGAACGACAATTTCGTTCTGATATGGAGACTCATATTAGTGATATTGCGCAAAAATATTTAATTCCTGGTGAAACACACAATACAGCCTTCCTTTTTGTACCGTCGGAATCAATTTTTGCAACAATTTATGAAAATTTTGAATCTTTGGTACAAAAAGCTAATCGCTCGTACGTAGTTATTGTGTCACCATCTTTATTAATGTTGTCTGTTCAAGTTATTCAAACGATCATGAAGGATGCAAAGATGTGTGAACAGGCGCATTTAATTCAATCGGAGGTATCAAAATTAATAGAAGATTTTGGGCGTATGGACGTACGCGTTCGCAATTTACACAAACATTTTTGTAAAATGGGTGATGATATTGAAGCAGTCTTAACATCATCCTCAAAAATTATGAAACGCGCTAATCGTATCGAAGCTTTTGAGTTAAAAGAGGAGATCTCTTCTGCACCATCAATGATGGTACAGGTACAACAAAATATATTGCATTCGGTTGATGAAAAGTAA
- a CDS encoding DUF1150 family protein has product MGEHRQLFSLGDLTLFEGERIAYLRKICTDDLAKKFPDLPPMIPGMTIWALFGETGYPIILSDERSIALAGANEHELQIVTLH; this is encoded by the coding sequence ATGGGAGAACATAGACAACTTTTTTCATTGGGAGACCTTACCCTCTTTGAAGGAGAACGGATTGCTTATCTACGAAAAATTTGCACAGATGATTTGGCTAAAAAATTCCCAGATCTCCCTCCAATGATACCAGGCATGACAATATGGGCTCTTTTTGGCGAAACGGGTTATCCGATTATTCTATCTGATGAACGCTCTATTGCTCTCGCAGGTGCCAATGAGCATGAATTACAGATTGTAACATTGCATTAA
- the nth gene encoding endonuclease III: MAEKVKKLLDIQNTAKISYNKDEITEIFYRFSIQRPTPKSDLVYTNVFTLLVAVILSAQSTDVSVNKATQKLFCLADQPEKMIALGEDGIASYIRTIGLWRAKARNIYALSGVLIDLYGGKVPDNREALMALPGVGRKTANVVLNVAFGQSTIAVDTHIFRLGNRLGLAPGTTPEIVENKFVNIIPDPYKRYAHHWLILHGRYVCKARKACCTQCIIADLCKAEIRTNAIPAPLIEVKDNGEPIFS, encoded by the coding sequence ATGGCTGAAAAAGTAAAAAAATTACTAGACATTCAGAATACGGCAAAAATATCTTACAACAAAGATGAAATTACAGAGATATTTTATCGCTTTTCTATACAACGTCCCACTCCTAAAAGTGATCTTGTATACACTAATGTTTTTACTCTTTTAGTGGCAGTTATCCTATCTGCTCAATCTACGGATGTTAGCGTTAATAAAGCAACACAAAAATTATTTTGTCTAGCGGATCAGCCAGAAAAAATGATTGCATTGGGAGAAGATGGTATCGCATCTTACATCCGTACAATTGGTCTTTGGCGTGCAAAGGCTCGTAATATTTATGCTCTTTCTGGTGTTTTAATTGATCTATATGGTGGCAAAGTTCCTGACAATCGTGAAGCACTTATGGCTCTTCCCGGTGTAGGACGTAAGACTGCTAATGTTGTTTTAAATGTTGCTTTTGGCCAATCTACTATAGCTGTGGACACTCATATTTTTCGCCTGGGAAACCGTCTTGGTTTGGCACCAGGAACAACGCCAGAGATTGTTGAAAATAAATTTGTTAATATTATCCCTGATCCGTATAAACGTTATGCTCATCACTGGCTTATTTTACATGGTCGCTACGTTTGTAAAGCCCGCAAGGCATGCTGCACTCAATGTATTATTGCTGATCTTTGTAAAGCAGAGATTAGGACAAACGCGATCCCAGCTCCCCTAATTGAAGTTAAAGACAATGGAGAGCCAATTTTTTCTTAG
- the rpmI gene encoding 50S ribosomal protein L35 has product MPKMKTKSSAKKRFKITAAGKVKAAAAGKRHGMIKRSNKFVRDARGTMVLAESDAKKVIQCYLPNGL; this is encoded by the coding sequence ATGCCCAAGATGAAGACCAAGTCATCCGCTAAGAAGCGGTTTAAAATCACTGCAGCAGGTAAAGTTAAAGCAGCTGCTGCGGGTAAGCGCCATGGTATGATTAAACGTTCTAATAAGTTTGTTCGTGATGCACGGGGAACGATGGTGCTTGCTGAGTCAGATGCTAAAAAAGTCATTCAATGTTATTTGCCAAATGGCCTTTAG
- the rplT gene encoding 50S ribosomal protein L20 yields MARVKRGVTAHAKHKKVLKQAEGFYGRRKNTVRAAKAAVDRSKQYAYRDRKNRKRTFRALWIQRINAAVRSEGLTYGRFIDGLSKAGIEVDRKVLSDIAIHEPAAFTALVASAKKALEYLKNTTPNAFESAVG; encoded by the coding sequence ATGGCACGTGTAAAAAGAGGTGTAACAGCTCACGCGAAGCACAAAAAAGTTCTCAAGCAGGCTGAGGGTTTTTACGGGCGTCGTAAGAATACTGTTCGTGCGGCTAAGGCAGCGGTTGATCGTTCAAAGCAATATGCTTACCGTGACCGTAAAAATAGGAAACGTACTTTCCGCGCTTTATGGATACAGCGAATTAATGCGGCTGTGCGTAGTGAGGGATTGACTTATGGACGCTTTATTGATGGCTTATCAAAGGCTGGTATTGAGGTTGATCGCAAAGTTCTTTCTGACATAGCAATTCATGAGCCTGCAGCGTTTACTGCTTTAGTAGCTTCTGCGAAGAAGGCTCTGGAATATTTGAAGAATACAACGCCTAATGCTTTTGAGAGTGCTGTTGGGTAG
- the pheS gene encoding phenylalanine--tRNA ligase subunit alpha: protein MSDIEHLEQEIFSALEAASTEQELEAVRVAVLGKKGSISERLKKLGSMSIDERHKVGPVLNGLKKRVLELLAQKRDTLKRQETALRLSREVVDVTLPVRPSPVERGRIHPISQVIDEIVAIYAGMGFSVAEGPDIETDYYNFTALNFPENHPAREMHDTFFFGEDVTGNRKLLRTHTSPVQIRVMEKRQAPIRIIIPGKTYRMDSDATHSPMFHQVEGLVIDKTSNIAHMMWLHETFCKIFFEVSSVKMRFRPSFFPFTEPSMEVDIQCDHSSSGIKFGEGQDWLEILGCGMVHPHVLKNVGFDPDEYQGFAWGMGIDRVAMLKYGMPDLRAFFDADLRWLDHYGFRCFDISAFLRI from the coding sequence ATGAGCGATATCGAACATCTAGAACAAGAAATTTTTTCAGCTTTGGAAGCTGCCAGTACTGAACAAGAACTGGAAGCTGTACGTGTTGCAGTGCTGGGTAAAAAGGGCAGTATTTCTGAACGGTTAAAAAAATTAGGGAGCATGAGCATTGATGAACGACATAAAGTTGGACCAGTGCTTAATGGATTAAAAAAACGTGTTTTAGAGTTATTAGCCCAAAAACGTGATACTTTAAAGCGCCAAGAAACAGCGTTGCGTCTTTCTCGTGAGGTTGTTGATGTAACTTTACCTGTTCGCCCTTCACCTGTAGAACGAGGTCGTATACATCCGATATCACAAGTGATTGATGAAATTGTAGCTATTTATGCTGGTATGGGATTTTCTGTTGCAGAGGGTCCAGATATTGAGACGGATTATTATAATTTTACGGCGTTAAATTTTCCTGAGAATCATCCAGCACGTGAAATGCACGACACCTTCTTTTTTGGTGAAGATGTAACGGGGAATCGGAAATTATTGCGCACACATACGTCTCCTGTTCAAATTCGCGTCATGGAAAAGAGACAAGCACCGATACGAATCATTATTCCCGGTAAGACTTATCGTATGGATTCAGATGCAACACATTCGCCAATGTTTCATCAAGTAGAAGGATTGGTGATTGATAAGACTTCAAATATTGCTCACATGATGTGGTTGCATGAAACTTTTTGTAAAATCTTCTTTGAAGTATCTTCTGTAAAGATGCGTTTTCGCCCTTCATTTTTTCCTTTTACTGAACCCTCTATGGAAGTAGATATTCAGTGTGATCATTCTAGTTCAGGGATAAAATTTGGAGAGGGACAGGATTGGTTAGAAATTTTGGGATGCGGTATGGTACATCCTCATGTACTAAAGAATGTCGGTTTTGATCCTGATGAATATCAAGGATTTGCATGGGGAATGGGTATTGATCGTGTTGCTATGTTGAAATACGGTATGCCAGATTTGCGCGCTTTTTTTGATGCGGATCTTCGTTGGTTGGATCATTATGGTTTTCGTTGTTTTGATATATCCGCTTTTTTACGTATTTAA